The following are from one region of the Magallana gigas chromosome 6, xbMagGiga1.1, whole genome shotgun sequence genome:
- the LOC105341367 gene encoding uncharacterized protein → MGAVGGARQKEIPAKGILAVKIKTKRKKILSAIPEIRPDNISLLPKKKNIIFNFSEETEDQSNEIPPKNHIDFDPVTTVRYYDSKEGDNISITKEPESTISPGEELLQDIEGRLQKDIKFTPKRGDQHRSYLRHHKTVSSIAETKEWYLSSDDPRYGVHQSYSDPPPTATESCWTIFKTNVIDCFCCCCTPYTCTCYREGIEDNKQATQPDKQRENGGIKPVGQTMEDVLINYSDNMEEEAKKPKRTAKMKRIRRFFKRLFCCTAGCRED, encoded by the exons ATGGGGGCTGTTGGCGGAGCAAGACAGAAGGAGATACCGGCAAAGGGAATCCTGGCGGTAAAAATCAAGACCAAACGAAAGAAAATACTAAGTGCCATCCCCGAAATCCGCCCTGATAATATCAGTTTGCTACCgaagaagaaaaacatcatCTTCAATTTCAGTGAGGAG ACAGAAGATCAAAGTAATGAAATTCCCCCAAAAAACCATATTGACTTTGATCCGGTGACAACCGTACGATACTATGACTCGAAAGAGGGAGACAATATCAGTATTACTAAGGAGCCTGAAAGTACCATCTCTCCTGGGGAAGAGCTCTTACAGGACATAGAAGGCAGACTTCAAAAAGACATT AAGTTCACTCCTAAAAGAGGAGACCAACACCGATCCTATTTAAGGCACCACAAGACTGTTAGCAGCATCGCG gaAACCAAGGAGTGGTATTTGAGTTCAGATGACCCCAGATATGGTGTACACCAAAGTTATTCGGATCCACCGCCAACAGCTACAGAG AGCTGCTGGACTATATTTAAGACTAACGTGATTGACTGCTTCTGCTGCTGCTGTaccccatatacatgtacatgttacagAGAG gggATAGAGGACAACAAACAGGCAACTCAGCCGGACAAACAGAGAGAAAATGGAGGAATCAAACCAGTGGGCCAAACGATGGAGgatgttttaataaattacaGTGATAATATGGAGGAAGAGGCAAAGAAACCAAAACGCACTGCG AAGATGAAGAGAATCCGGCGCTTTTTTAAACGCCTTTTCTGCTGTACAGCAGG atgtCGGGAGGATTAG